A DNA window from Oryzias latipes chromosome 5, ASM223467v1 contains the following coding sequences:
- the ipo9 gene encoding importin-9 isoform X2, producing MSAAENARAGPVAGPVQQGLKEALMETLTAILSPVQEVRTAAEEQIKVLEVTEEFGVHLAELTVDPQGALAIRQLASVILKQYVETHWCSQSEKFRPPETTDQAKAAIRELLPSGLRESISKVRSSVAYAVSAIAHWDWPEAWPQLFTLLMEMLISGDVSAVHGAMRVLTEFTREVTDTQMPLVAPVILPEMYKIFTMAEVYSIRTRARAVEIFTICANLICAIEELEKGAAKALIFPVVQQFTEAFVQALRMPDGPSSDSGLKMEVLKAVTALVKNFPKPMVFSMQQILPIVWDTLTESAAFYVRTEVNYTEEVDDPIDSDGEVLGFENLVFSIFDFVHTLLEKKKFKSTVKKALPELIYYIILYMQITEDQIKVWTANPQQFVEDEDDDSLSYSVRISAQDLLLTVAAEFQNESAAALAAAATRHLQEAEQAKNTGNEHWWKIHEACMLALGSVKTIITENVKNGRVQFDMHGFLAGVILSDLNLPSASPFLLGRALWAASRFTAAMTPELIQQFLQATVSGLHDSQPPSVRISAVRAIWGYCDQLKLSESTHILQPFLPSILEGLVQLAAQFSSEVLTLVMETLCIVCTVDPAFTTSAENKICPLTIAIFLKYNNDPVVASSAQDIFKELAQIEGCQGPMQMRLIPTLVSIMQAPPDKIPTGLCATSIDILTTVVRNTKPPLSEMLVCQAFPVVAQCTLRTDDNTIMQNGGECLRAYVSVSLEQIAQWRDEQGNSGLWYVMQVINQLLDPRSSEFTAAFVGRLVSTLISQAGTELGDQLDQILRAVLSKMQQAETPTVMQSLIMVFAHLVHSQLEPLLEFLCSLPGPTGKPALEFVMTEWMSRQHLFYGQYEGKVSCVALCKLLQHGLNTDDKRLQDMAVKGEEIYNPDDGIRTRSKSAKNPERWTNIPLLVKIFKLIINELSTVVEANASRFNATDWSQDSSGMWEEQDDEEDDDYYEDDEEDDPDALKDPIYQVDLQAYLTDFLTQFAQQPCYSVFSSHLNNAERQTLQSIGL from the exons AGTTTGGCGTCCATCTGGCAGAGCTGACAGTGGATCCTCAGGGAGCGCTCGCCATCCGCCAG TTGGCCTCAGTCATCCTGAAACAGTATGTTGAGACTCACTGGTGTTCCCAGTCAGAGAAGTTCAGGCCTCCAGAAACTACAGACCAG GCTAAGGCTGCCATCAGGGAGCTGCTACCGAGCGGTTTGCGGGAGTCCATTAGCAAAGTGCGCTCCAGCGTGGCGTACGCCGTTTCAGCCATCGCCCACTGGGACTGGCCCGAGGCGTGGCCTCAGCTCTTCACCCTGCTGATGGAGATGCTGATCAGTGGAGATGTCAGTGCAGTACATGGTGCCATGAGGGTCCTCACAG AGTTTACTCGAGAGGTGACCGATACACAGATGCCTCTTGTGGCTCCGGTCATCTTACCTGAGATGTACAAGATCTTTACCATGGCAGAG GTTTACAGTATTCGGACTCGCGCCAGAGCAGTGGAGATTTTCACCATTTGTGCCAACCTCATCTGTGCTATTGAAGAGCTTGAAAAG GGTGCAGCCAAAGCATTGATCTTCCCAGTGGTCCAGCAGTTTACAGAAGCGTTTGTGCAGGCTCTGCGGATGCCTGATGGACCCTCTTCTGACAGTGGCCTTAAGATGGAGGTTCTGAAG GCAGTTACAGCATTGGTGAAGAACTTCCCCAAACCCATGGTGTTCTCCATGCAGCAGATATTGCCCATCGTGTGGGATACACTGACTGAAAGTGCAGCTTT CTATGTTAGAACAGAAGTCAACTACACAGAGGAAGTGGATGACCCCATTGACTCAGATG GTGAGGTCTTGGGCTTTGAGAATCTGGTCTTCAGCATCTTCGACTTTGTCCACACActactggagaaaaaaaagtttaaaagcacGGTGAAGAAAGCGCTGCCCGAACTCATCTACTACATCATCTTATACATGCAGATCACAGAAGACCAG ATCAAAGTGTGGACGGCAAATCCTCAGCAGTTTgtagaagatgaagatgatgacagCCTTTCTTATTCTGTCAGGATCTCCGCTCAGGACCTGCTGCTG ACTGTGGCTGCAGAGTTTCAGAATGAGAGTGCAGCAGCACTCGCCGCGGCTGCAACCAGACACCTGCAGGAGGCGGAGCAGGCCAAAAACACTGGCAATGAGCACTG GTGGAAGATTCACGAAGCGTGTATGTTGGCTCTGGGCTCTGTCAAGACCATCATAACGGAGAATGTAAAGAACGGCCGCGTCCAGTTTGACATGCACGGATTTCTGGCTGGTGTCATCTTGTCTGATCTGAACTTGCCGT CTGCATCCCCATTCCTCCTCGGCCGAGCTCTGTGGGCCGCCAGCCGCTTCACAGCCGCCATGACTCCTGAACTCATCCAGCAGTTCCTCCAGGCCACTGTCAGCGGCCTTCACGACAGTCAGCCTCCATCCGTCCGCATCTCCGCAGTCCGCGCCATATGGGG ATACTGTGACCAGCTGAAGCTCTCAGAAAGCACACACATACTTCAGCCCTTCCTGCCCAGCATCCTGGAGGGTCTGGTCCAGCTGGCCGCCCAGTTCAGCTCAGAGGTGCTCACACTGGTCATGGAGACTCTGTGCATCGTCTGCACTGTGGACCCAGCCTTCACCACCAGTGCTGAGAACAAGATTTGCCCCCTCACCATTGCTATCTTCCTTAAATATAATAATG ACCCTGTGGTGGCTTCTTCAGCtcaggacatttttaaagagctGGCGCAGATTGAAGGCTGCCAGGGCCCCATGCAGATGCGGCTCATACCAACCCTGGTCAGCATCATGCAGGCTCCTCCTGACAAGATCCCCACTGGACTGTGCGCT ACCTCCATAGATATTTTGACTACAGTGGTTCGAAACACAAAACCGCCGCTGTCTGAGATGTTGGTGTGTCAGGCCTTTCCTGTGGTAGCGCAGTGCACTTTACGCACAGACGACAACACAATAATGCAG AATGGAGGAGAGTGCCTGCGGGCGtacgtgtctgttagcctggagcAGATAGCCCAGTGGAGGGACGAGCAGGGAAACAGCGGCCTCTGGTACGTCATGCAGGTGATCAACCAGCTGCTGGACCCCCGCTCCTCCGAGTTCACGGCCGCCTTCGTAGGACGGTTGGTGTCAACGCTCATCTCCCAGGCTGGAACGGAGCTGGGGGACCAGCTGGACCAGATCCTCAGAGCCGTCCTGAGTAAAATGCAACAAGCTGAGACTCCGACCGTCATGCAG TCTCTAATCATGGTCTTTGCCCATCTGGTTCACTCTCAGCTGGAACCTCTGCTAGAGTTTTTATGCAGTCTGCCTGGGCCTACAGGAAAACCTGCCCTGGAGTTTGTCATGACGGAGTGGATGAGCCGGCAGCATCTTTTTTACGGACAGTATGAGGGCAAAGTCAG CTGTGTAGCTCTGTGCAAGCTGCTGCAACACGGTCTTAATACTGACGACAAGCGTCTCCAAGACATGGCGGTGAAGGGAGAAGAGATCTACAACCCTGATGACGGCATCCGCACGCGCTCCAAATCTGCCAAGA ACCCAGAGCGCTGGACCAACATTCCTTTGCTTGTAAAGATCTTTAAACTGATCATCAATGAGCTGTCAACTGTGGTGGAGGCGAACGCCAGCCGGTTCAATGCAACAGACTGGAGTCAAG ATTCCAGTGGTATGTGGGAAGAACAAGACGACGAAGAGG ATGATGACTATTATGAAGACGATGAGGAAGACGACCCAGATGCGTTAAAAGACCCCATATATCAGGTTGATCTACAG GCTTACCTGACAGACTTCCTGACACAGTTTGCCCAGCAGCCATGTTACAGCGTGTTCTCAAGCCACCTCAACAACGCTGAGAGACAGACCCTGCAGTCTATAGGCCTCTAG
- the ipo9 gene encoding importin-9 isoform X1 → MSAAENARAGPVAGPVQQGLKEALMETLTAILSPVQEVRTAAEEQIKVLEVTEEFGVHLAELTVDPQGALAIRQLASVILKQYVETHWCSQSEKFRPPETTDQAKAAIRELLPSGLRESISKVRSSVAYAVSAIAHWDWPEAWPQLFTLLMEMLISGDVSAVHGAMRVLTEFTREVTDTQMPLVAPVILPEMYKIFTMAEVYSIRTRARAVEIFTICANLICAIEELEKGAAKALIFPVVQQFTEAFVQALRMPDGPSSDSGLKMEVLKAVTALVKNFPKPMVFSMQQILPIVWDTLTESAAFYVRTEVNYTEEVDDPIDSDGEVLGFENLVFSIFDFVHTLLEKKKFKSTVKKALPELIYYIILYMQITEDQIKVWTANPQQFVEDEDDDSLSYSVRISAQDLLLTVAAEFQNESAAALAAAATRHLQEAEQAKNTGNEHWWKIHEACMLALGSVKTIITENVKNGRVQFDMHGFLAGVILSDLNLPSASPFLLGRALWAASRFTAAMTPELIQQFLQATVSGLHDSQPPSVRISAVRAIWGYCDQLKLSESTHILQPFLPSILEGLVQLAAQFSSEVLTLVMETLCIVCTVDPAFTTSAENKICPLTIAIFLKYNNDPVVASSAQDIFKELAQIEGCQGPMQMRLIPTLVSIMQAPPDKIPTGLCATSIDILTTVVRNTKPPLSEMLVCQAFPVVAQCTLRTDDNTIMQNGGECLRAYVSVSLEQIAQWRDEQGNSGLWYVMQVINQLLDPRSSEFTAAFVGRLVSTLISQAGTELGDQLDQILRAVLSKMQQAETPTVMQSLIMVFAHLVHSQLEPLLEFLCSLPGPTGKPALEFVMTEWMSRQHLFYGQYEGKVSCVALCKLLQHGLNTDDKRLQDMAVKGEEIYNPDDGIRTRSKSAKNPERWTNIPLLVKIFKLIINELSTVVEANASRFNATDWSQDSSGMWEEQDDEEGEDDDEDEGLAGQLLSDLIASNRYDDDYYEDDEEDDPDALKDPIYQVDLQAYLTDFLTQFAQQPCYSVFSSHLNNAERQTLQSIGL, encoded by the exons AGTTTGGCGTCCATCTGGCAGAGCTGACAGTGGATCCTCAGGGAGCGCTCGCCATCCGCCAG TTGGCCTCAGTCATCCTGAAACAGTATGTTGAGACTCACTGGTGTTCCCAGTCAGAGAAGTTCAGGCCTCCAGAAACTACAGACCAG GCTAAGGCTGCCATCAGGGAGCTGCTACCGAGCGGTTTGCGGGAGTCCATTAGCAAAGTGCGCTCCAGCGTGGCGTACGCCGTTTCAGCCATCGCCCACTGGGACTGGCCCGAGGCGTGGCCTCAGCTCTTCACCCTGCTGATGGAGATGCTGATCAGTGGAGATGTCAGTGCAGTACATGGTGCCATGAGGGTCCTCACAG AGTTTACTCGAGAGGTGACCGATACACAGATGCCTCTTGTGGCTCCGGTCATCTTACCTGAGATGTACAAGATCTTTACCATGGCAGAG GTTTACAGTATTCGGACTCGCGCCAGAGCAGTGGAGATTTTCACCATTTGTGCCAACCTCATCTGTGCTATTGAAGAGCTTGAAAAG GGTGCAGCCAAAGCATTGATCTTCCCAGTGGTCCAGCAGTTTACAGAAGCGTTTGTGCAGGCTCTGCGGATGCCTGATGGACCCTCTTCTGACAGTGGCCTTAAGATGGAGGTTCTGAAG GCAGTTACAGCATTGGTGAAGAACTTCCCCAAACCCATGGTGTTCTCCATGCAGCAGATATTGCCCATCGTGTGGGATACACTGACTGAAAGTGCAGCTTT CTATGTTAGAACAGAAGTCAACTACACAGAGGAAGTGGATGACCCCATTGACTCAGATG GTGAGGTCTTGGGCTTTGAGAATCTGGTCTTCAGCATCTTCGACTTTGTCCACACActactggagaaaaaaaagtttaaaagcacGGTGAAGAAAGCGCTGCCCGAACTCATCTACTACATCATCTTATACATGCAGATCACAGAAGACCAG ATCAAAGTGTGGACGGCAAATCCTCAGCAGTTTgtagaagatgaagatgatgacagCCTTTCTTATTCTGTCAGGATCTCCGCTCAGGACCTGCTGCTG ACTGTGGCTGCAGAGTTTCAGAATGAGAGTGCAGCAGCACTCGCCGCGGCTGCAACCAGACACCTGCAGGAGGCGGAGCAGGCCAAAAACACTGGCAATGAGCACTG GTGGAAGATTCACGAAGCGTGTATGTTGGCTCTGGGCTCTGTCAAGACCATCATAACGGAGAATGTAAAGAACGGCCGCGTCCAGTTTGACATGCACGGATTTCTGGCTGGTGTCATCTTGTCTGATCTGAACTTGCCGT CTGCATCCCCATTCCTCCTCGGCCGAGCTCTGTGGGCCGCCAGCCGCTTCACAGCCGCCATGACTCCTGAACTCATCCAGCAGTTCCTCCAGGCCACTGTCAGCGGCCTTCACGACAGTCAGCCTCCATCCGTCCGCATCTCCGCAGTCCGCGCCATATGGGG ATACTGTGACCAGCTGAAGCTCTCAGAAAGCACACACATACTTCAGCCCTTCCTGCCCAGCATCCTGGAGGGTCTGGTCCAGCTGGCCGCCCAGTTCAGCTCAGAGGTGCTCACACTGGTCATGGAGACTCTGTGCATCGTCTGCACTGTGGACCCAGCCTTCACCACCAGTGCTGAGAACAAGATTTGCCCCCTCACCATTGCTATCTTCCTTAAATATAATAATG ACCCTGTGGTGGCTTCTTCAGCtcaggacatttttaaagagctGGCGCAGATTGAAGGCTGCCAGGGCCCCATGCAGATGCGGCTCATACCAACCCTGGTCAGCATCATGCAGGCTCCTCCTGACAAGATCCCCACTGGACTGTGCGCT ACCTCCATAGATATTTTGACTACAGTGGTTCGAAACACAAAACCGCCGCTGTCTGAGATGTTGGTGTGTCAGGCCTTTCCTGTGGTAGCGCAGTGCACTTTACGCACAGACGACAACACAATAATGCAG AATGGAGGAGAGTGCCTGCGGGCGtacgtgtctgttagcctggagcAGATAGCCCAGTGGAGGGACGAGCAGGGAAACAGCGGCCTCTGGTACGTCATGCAGGTGATCAACCAGCTGCTGGACCCCCGCTCCTCCGAGTTCACGGCCGCCTTCGTAGGACGGTTGGTGTCAACGCTCATCTCCCAGGCTGGAACGGAGCTGGGGGACCAGCTGGACCAGATCCTCAGAGCCGTCCTGAGTAAAATGCAACAAGCTGAGACTCCGACCGTCATGCAG TCTCTAATCATGGTCTTTGCCCATCTGGTTCACTCTCAGCTGGAACCTCTGCTAGAGTTTTTATGCAGTCTGCCTGGGCCTACAGGAAAACCTGCCCTGGAGTTTGTCATGACGGAGTGGATGAGCCGGCAGCATCTTTTTTACGGACAGTATGAGGGCAAAGTCAG CTGTGTAGCTCTGTGCAAGCTGCTGCAACACGGTCTTAATACTGACGACAAGCGTCTCCAAGACATGGCGGTGAAGGGAGAAGAGATCTACAACCCTGATGACGGCATCCGCACGCGCTCCAAATCTGCCAAGA ACCCAGAGCGCTGGACCAACATTCCTTTGCTTGTAAAGATCTTTAAACTGATCATCAATGAGCTGTCAACTGTGGTGGAGGCGAACGCCAGCCGGTTCAATGCAACAGACTGGAGTCAAG ATTCCAGTGGTATGTGGGAAGAACAAGACGACGAAGAGGGTGAGGATGATGACGAGGATGAAGGACTGGCTGGTCAGCTGCTGTCTGATCTTATTGCATCTAACAGATATG ATGATGACTATTATGAAGACGATGAGGAAGACGACCCAGATGCGTTAAAAGACCCCATATATCAGGTTGATCTACAG GCTTACCTGACAGACTTCCTGACACAGTTTGCCCAGCAGCCATGTTACAGCGTGTTCTCAAGCCACCTCAACAACGCTGAGAGACAGACCCTGCAGTCTATAGGCCTCTAG